In Janthinobacterium sp. 67, a genomic segment contains:
- a CDS encoding PilN domain-containing protein yields the protein MKAVAEVRRINLLPYRQAARRRHIELLLWQLAGGALLGLLLALASGAWLQRQLDAQLRRQEGWRNAMQHVNVVLASGKRVRGETAALLLRQQAIASLQEQRNAWVRMLALLARATPAGVALHSVRQETAMVRLQGQAVSQDKVAALLLALEQAAPWSRPEVLEVRGAADGAVEWTIRLALAPAGQS from the coding sequence ATGAAGGCCGTGGCGGAAGTGCGGCGCATCAACCTTTTGCCCTATCGCCAGGCGGCACGCCGCAGGCATATTGAGCTGCTGCTGTGGCAACTGGCCGGCGGGGCGCTATTGGGATTGCTGCTGGCCCTGGCGTCGGGCGCCTGGCTGCAACGGCAGCTCGACGCGCAACTGCGCCGCCAGGAAGGCTGGCGTAATGCCATGCAGCACGTCAATGTCGTCCTCGCCTCTGGCAAGCGGGTGCGGGGCGAGACGGCGGCGCTGCTGCTGCGCCAGCAGGCCATTGCTAGTTTGCAAGAGCAACGCAACGCCTGGGTACGCATGCTGGCGCTGCTGGCCCGCGCGACGCCGGCCGGCGTGGCCTTGCACAGTGTGCGCCAGGAAACGGCAATGGTGCGCCTGCAAGGGCAGGCCGTGTCGCAGGACAAGGTCGCGGCATTGCTGCTGGCGCTCGAGCAGGCCGCACCCTGGTCCCGTCCGGAGGTGCTGGAAGTGCGCGGCGCGGCCGATGGCGCCGTGGAATGGACGATACGGCTGGCCTTGGCACCCGCTGGGCAATCTTAG
- a CDS encoding pilus assembly protein PilP produces MLSLKTASLWPLPARLACAALAGMLAAALLHVVWLAGLMAAVQLAQGEEARLRADYLVAQARASQLPQWRAQQRQAGAELALLEQQLPDQQAMAALLTDINAAGQSRGLQFSLFKPGAARPQVPYVALPITIQLRGGYHAMGALLADLARLPRIVTVHALALTLGKDRLLTLDAVLQAYRLPEAGELAAQAALAPKAGAPAVTPIWRPLAAVAPYPYEAVALADPFNALPPAPAPGPRGSVAGPDPRRMREALESVALPAISMVGSVQQDGRLSALLLAGQRVYRVAVGQYLGQDHGVVTDISEQAVQYRELLREADGPWRERRGSLALQVAGASPKTSLPEAAP; encoded by the coding sequence ATGCTGAGCTTGAAAACCGCGTCGCTGTGGCCGCTCCCGGCGCGCCTCGCTTGCGCCGCCCTGGCCGGCATGCTGGCGGCCGCGTTGCTGCACGTCGTGTGGCTGGCTGGATTGATGGCTGCCGTGCAGCTGGCGCAAGGCGAGGAGGCCCGTCTGCGTGCCGATTATCTGGTGGCGCAGGCCAGGGCGAGCCAGTTGCCCCAGTGGCGCGCGCAGCAGCGCCAGGCGGGCGCCGAGCTGGCCCTGCTGGAACAGCAACTGCCCGACCAGCAAGCGATGGCGGCACTGTTGACGGACATTAACGCCGCAGGCCAGTCGCGCGGCCTGCAATTTTCACTGTTCAAGCCAGGCGCGGCCCGGCCGCAAGTGCCGTACGTCGCCTTGCCGATCACCATACAGTTGCGCGGCGGCTATCACGCCATGGGCGCGCTGCTGGCGGACCTGGCGCGCCTGCCGCGCATCGTCACCGTGCATGCACTGGCCCTGACCCTCGGCAAGGACCGCTTGCTGACCCTCGATGCCGTGCTGCAAGCGTATCGCTTGCCCGAAGCGGGGGAGCTGGCGGCGCAAGCGGCATTGGCGCCCAAGGCGGGCGCGCCCGCAGTGACACCAATTTGGCGTCCGCTTGCCGCTGTCGCGCCGTATCCCTACGAGGCCGTCGCCCTGGCCGATCCATTTAATGCCTTGCCGCCAGCGCCTGCGCCCGGTCCGCGGGGAAGCGTGGCGGGGCCCGACCCGCGCCGCATGCGCGAAGCGCTGGAAAGCGTGGCCTTGCCTGCCATCAGCATGGTCGGCAGCGTGCAGCAGGACGGGCGCCTGAGCGCATTGTTGCTGGCGGGCCAGCGCGTGTACCGGGTGGCGGTGGGGCAGTACTTGGGGCAAGACCACGGTGTGGTGACGGACATCAGTGAACAGGCAGTGCAGTATCGCGAACTGTTGCGCGAGGCGGATGGTCCCTGGCGCGAGCGGCGCGGCAGCCTGGCCTTGCAGGTGGCGGGGGCGAGTCCGAAGACCAGCCTGCCCGAGGCGGCGCCATGA
- a CDS encoding beta strand repeat-containing protein, whose amino-acid sequence MRNVSWGNTYWSRVSNWLVLLALGALLAACGGGGGDPTLGVKDGANAGVGSVVLVAGATTIVASGADGTEVVLTAVVKNAGNNAMTGQTVTFTASSGTISNTNRVTDANGTVTEKLSVKGDASLRDITIKASSGGVESAPVVVKVVPVTSGIASLLLTSSGGTLASSGGTAVNVIAFVKDANNAVVPNASVTFSADSGALGATSVTTNTQGQALVSLNTGGDASLRTIKVTASAGAQTASTDIGVSGTRLVISAFSTVNLKTNTDMVVKLVDSSGNPLVGKPVTFSARSNAITVKGGGTSPALTDNNGQLVLSYNAQAGSSDSISVKAQGDSVVLPIAINASNFTINAVSGGNVALATLNTNTCYAVTVHSDVAGVPQTGNVRFSTSRGAIYQDAACGTPLQAPLALVGGNAIAYVQASGAGPTALTAKYEDSGVSVQSEVEFVAPLTAQAAISLQADPAVIGANTAGSTAQRSALRAIVRDGTAENNLVKNAQVSFSIQADASNGSLSSPSLVATDSDGVATVSYIAGQGTTGVDGVVVKAQLQGVSSNAATVKLTVTKKSLFISAGSGNTLDATDSSTYRKTYSVFVTDAAGNPVPDVIITAAAWPRYYYKGYLQYSPAAESWIAVRTANACDNEDRDRSGTFNLNNDFNHNGRLDPGIPLNLSTGGKTDSSGTAIITLTYPRDRANWLDVELTIRGNSSGTEATYVGYTLLPGLATDFNRVGVSPPGIISPYGQATDCRNPN is encoded by the coding sequence ATGCGGAATGTATCTTGGGGCAACACTTATTGGAGCCGGGTATCGAATTGGCTGGTCTTGCTGGCGCTGGGCGCCTTGCTGGCCGCGTGTGGCGGCGGTGGCGGCGACCCGACCCTGGGTGTCAAGGATGGCGCGAATGCAGGCGTCGGCAGCGTGGTACTGGTTGCTGGCGCAACAACGATTGTGGCATCGGGCGCGGACGGCACGGAAGTCGTGCTGACGGCAGTGGTGAAAAATGCCGGCAATAATGCCATGACAGGCCAGACGGTGACCTTCACCGCCAGTTCCGGCACCATCAGCAATACCAACCGCGTGACGGACGCGAATGGCACGGTGACGGAAAAACTCAGCGTGAAAGGCGATGCGAGCTTGCGCGACATCACCATCAAGGCCAGCAGCGGCGGCGTCGAATCGGCCCCCGTGGTGGTGAAAGTGGTGCCCGTCACCTCCGGCATTGCCAGCTTGCTGCTGACGTCTTCCGGTGGCACCCTGGCGTCGTCGGGTGGTACCGCCGTCAACGTGATCGCCTTTGTCAAAGACGCCAACAATGCCGTCGTGCCCAATGCCAGCGTGACATTCAGCGCCGATTCGGGTGCGCTGGGCGCCACGAGCGTCACGACCAATACACAGGGCCAGGCGCTGGTCAGCCTGAATACGGGCGGCGACGCCAGCTTGCGCACGATCAAGGTGACGGCCAGCGCAGGCGCGCAGACGGCCAGCACGGACATTGGCGTCAGCGGCACCCGGCTGGTCATCAGTGCCTTTTCGACGGTGAACCTCAAGACGAACACCGACATGGTGGTCAAGCTGGTCGATTCGAGCGGCAATCCCCTCGTTGGCAAGCCGGTGACCTTCAGCGCCCGCAGCAATGCCATCACGGTCAAGGGCGGCGGCACCAGTCCCGCGCTGACCGATAACAACGGCCAACTGGTGTTGAGCTACAACGCCCAGGCGGGCAGCAGCGACAGCATCAGCGTCAAGGCGCAGGGTGACAGCGTCGTGTTGCCAATCGCAATAAATGCATCGAATTTCACAATCAATGCCGTATCGGGTGGCAATGTGGCGTTGGCTACCTTGAACACGAACACCTGCTATGCGGTGACGGTCCATAGCGATGTGGCTGGCGTGCCACAAACGGGCAATGTGCGTTTCAGTACGTCGCGCGGCGCCATTTACCAGGATGCCGCTTGCGGCACGCCATTGCAGGCGCCGCTGGCGCTGGTGGGCGGCAATGCCATTGCCTACGTACAAGCCAGCGGCGCCGGCCCGACCGCCCTCACGGCGAAGTACGAAGACAGCGGCGTCTCGGTGCAGTCGGAAGTGGAGTTCGTTGCGCCATTGACGGCCCAGGCCGCGATCAGCCTGCAAGCCGACCCGGCCGTCATCGGTGCCAATACGGCCGGCAGCACCGCGCAGCGCAGCGCCTTGCGCGCCATCGTGCGCGATGGCACGGCGGAAAACAATCTGGTCAAGAATGCACAGGTGAGCTTCTCGATCCAGGCCGACGCCAGCAATGGCTCCCTGAGTTCGCCTTCGCTGGTCGCCACCGACAGCGATGGCGTGGCCACGGTCAGCTACATCGCGGGACAGGGCACCACCGGTGTCGATGGTGTCGTTGTCAAAGCGCAACTGCAGGGTGTGTCGAGCAATGCGGCCACGGTCAAGCTGACGGTGACGAAAAAATCGCTGTTCATCAGTGCCGGCAGCGGCAATACGCTCGACGCCACCGACAGCAGCACCTACCGCAAGACGTATAGCGTGTTTGTGACGGATGCCGCCGGCAATCCCGTACCTGACGTGATCATCACGGCCGCGGCCTGGCCCCGCTATTATTACAAGGGTTATCTGCAGTATTCCCCGGCTGCCGAGTCGTGGATAGCCGTGAGGACGGCGAATGCCTGTGACAATGAGGACAGGGATCGCAGCGGCACCTTTAATCTGAACAACGACTTCAACCATAATGGCCGTCTCGACCCCGGCATTCCGCTCAATTTGTCGACCGGCGGCAAGACCGACAGCTCGGGAACGGCGATCATCACCCTGACTTATCCGCGCGACAGGGCCAACTGGCTGGACGTCGAATTGACGATTCGTGGCAACAGTTCCGGGACGGAGGCAACTTATGTCGGTTACACTTTGCTTCCGGGGCTGGCCACGGACTTTAACCGCGTGGGTGTTTCACCTCCAGGCATCATTAGTCCGTATGGGCAAGCCACTGATTGTCGCAATCCAAATTAA
- the aroKB gene encoding bifunctional shikimate kinase/3-dehydroquinate synthase AroKB translates to MGAGKTTIGRILARKLGLRFVDSDHEIEARTGATIPWIFEIEGEASFRRREAEVIRDLSAQEGIVMATGGGAILNADSRAYLKERGTVVYLRASVSNILARTSHDKNRPLLQTADPRRKLEELTAQREPHYMEVADIVIDTGRPNVQSMVQTILMQLASLECEASPNCVIHAEPSMNEQSKMLLSVDLDERSYPIAIGPGLLADADALLRHISGHKVAIVTNTTVAPLYLGRLQAALASDGREVISIVLPDGEEYKNWASLMQIFDALLANKCDRKTTLVALGGGVIGDLTGYAAASYMRGIGFVQVPTTLLAQVDSSVGGKTGINHPLGKNMIGAFYQPRAVIADTSTLETLPARELSAGLAEVIKHGAIIDAAFFDWIEANMAKLMARDKGALAYAIARSCEIKADVVRQDEREGGLRAILNFGHTFGHAIEAGLGYGHWLHGEAVGCGMVMAADLSCRMGYIDQAAVERVRKLVAAAGLPVKAPDLGVDRWLELMEVDKKNEGGAIKFILLQPLGSPNITSAPHELVLATLAAGVQ, encoded by the coding sequence ATGGGCGCAGGCAAAACCACGATCGGGCGCATCCTGGCCCGCAAGCTGGGCCTGCGCTTTGTCGATTCCGACCACGAAATCGAGGCGCGCACGGGAGCGACCATCCCGTGGATCTTCGAAATCGAGGGGGAGGCCAGCTTTCGCCGGCGCGAGGCCGAGGTCATCCGCGACCTGAGCGCCCAGGAAGGCATCGTCATGGCCACGGGCGGCGGCGCCATCCTCAATGCCGACAGCCGCGCCTACCTGAAGGAGCGGGGCACGGTCGTGTATCTGCGCGCCAGCGTCAGCAACATCCTCGCGCGCACCAGCCACGACAAGAACCGCCCCCTGCTGCAGACGGCCGACCCGCGCAGGAAGCTCGAAGAGCTGACGGCGCAGCGCGAGCCCCATTACATGGAAGTGGCCGACATTGTGATCGACACGGGCCGTCCTAACGTACAATCGATGGTCCAGACCATCCTGATGCAGCTGGCCAGCCTCGAATGCGAGGCTTCGCCCAACTGCGTCATTCATGCAGAGCCTTCGATGAACGAGCAATCCAAAATGTTGTTGAGCGTAGACCTCGACGAACGCAGTTATCCGATCGCCATCGGTCCTGGCCTCTTGGCCGACGCCGACGCGCTGCTGCGCCATATCAGCGGCCACAAGGTGGCCATCGTCACCAATACCACCGTCGCGCCGCTGTACCTGGGCCGCCTGCAGGCGGCGCTGGCCAGCGATGGCCGCGAAGTGATCAGCATCGTCCTGCCGGACGGTGAGGAATACAAAAACTGGGCCAGCCTGATGCAGATCTTCGACGCGCTGCTGGCCAACAAATGCGACCGCAAGACCACCCTGGTGGCGCTGGGCGGCGGCGTGATCGGCGACCTGACCGGTTATGCGGCCGCGAGCTACATGCGCGGCATCGGCTTCGTGCAGGTGCCGACCACCCTGCTGGCGCAGGTCGATTCCTCCGTCGGCGGCAAGACGGGCATCAACCACCCGCTGGGCAAGAACATGATCGGCGCCTTCTACCAGCCGCGCGCCGTGATCGCCGACACCTCGACCCTGGAAACCCTGCCGGCGCGCGAGCTGTCGGCCGGCCTGGCCGAAGTGATCAAGCATGGCGCCATCATCGATGCGGCTTTCTTCGACTGGATCGAGGCGAACATGGCCAAGCTGATGGCGCGCGACAAGGGCGCCCTCGCGTATGCGATCGCCCGCTCGTGCGAAATCAAGGCCGACGTGGTGCGCCAGGACGAGCGCGAAGGCGGCTTGCGCGCCATCCTGAATTTCGGCCACACCTTCGGCCATGCCATCGAGGCGGGCCTGGGCTACGGTCACTGGCTGCATGGCGAAGCCGTCGGCTGCGGCATGGTCATGGCGGCCGACCTGTCGTGCCGCATGGGTTATATCGACCAGGCAGCCGTCGAGCGCGTGCGCAAGCTCGTCGCCGCCGCCGGCCTGCCCGTCAAGGCGCCGGACCTCGGTGTCGACCGCTGGCTGGAATTGATGGAGGTCGACAAGAAGAACGAGGGCGGCGCCATCAAGTTCATCCTCTTGCAACCGCTGGGCAGCCCGAACATCACGTCCGCGCCCCACGAACTGGTGCTGGCCACCCTGGCCGCCGGAGTGCAATAA
- a CDS encoding deoxyguanosinetriphosphate triphosphohydrolase — translation MLPEDFLAPYAAHSAQGQGRRFAEAPHASRSQFQRDRDRIIHSSAFRRLEYKTQVFLNHEGDLFRTRLTHSLEVAQVGRSIARNLRLNEDLVEAIALAHDLGHTPFGHVGQDVLNECMQEHGGFEHNLQSLRVVDTLEEHYGAFDGLNLMFETREGILKHCSLTHARELGPVAQRFIDRTQPTLEAQLTNLADEIAYNSHDIDDGLRSGLITIAQLEEVEFFGRLWRDVQQAFPGLSGRRAIYETLRRLITALADDLIVTSTGLIADAAPRDVNEVRASAPLIRFSDAMRKDATELKRFLRANLYRHYQVNRMRVKASRIVRELYDSFMAEPALLPPDYQLKDGDVTQQARKIADYIAGMTDRYAIREHRRLYSLDEL, via the coding sequence ATGCTGCCGGAAGACTTCCTTGCCCCCTATGCGGCCCATTCGGCACAGGGCCAGGGACGTCGCTTTGCCGAGGCGCCGCACGCCTCGCGCAGCCAGTTCCAGCGCGACCGCGACCGCATCATTCACTCCTCGGCCTTCCGCCGCCTCGAATACAAGACCCAGGTTTTCCTCAACCACGAAGGAGACCTGTTCCGCACGCGCCTGACGCACAGCCTGGAAGTGGCGCAAGTGGGGCGTTCGATTGCGCGCAACCTGCGCCTGAACGAAGACCTGGTCGAAGCCATCGCGCTCGCGCACGACCTGGGCCACACGCCGTTCGGCCACGTGGGCCAGGACGTGCTCAATGAATGCATGCAGGAGCACGGCGGCTTCGAGCACAATCTGCAAAGCCTGCGCGTGGTTGACACGCTGGAAGAGCACTACGGCGCCTTCGATGGCTTGAACCTGATGTTCGAGACGCGCGAAGGCATCCTGAAACACTGCTCGCTGACGCATGCGCGCGAACTCGGTCCCGTTGCCCAGCGCTTCATCGATCGCACGCAACCGACCCTGGAAGCGCAGCTGACCAATCTGGCCGATGAAATCGCCTACAACAGCCACGATATCGACGACGGCCTGCGTTCCGGCCTGATCACCATCGCCCAGCTGGAAGAGGTGGAATTCTTCGGCCGCCTGTGGCGCGACGTGCAGCAGGCGTTCCCGGGCCTGTCGGGCCGGCGCGCCATCTATGAAACGCTGCGCCGCCTGATCACGGCCCTGGCCGACGATCTGATCGTCACCTCGACCGGCCTGATTGCCGATGCCGCGCCGCGTGATGTGAACGAAGTGCGCGCCAGTGCCCCGCTGATCCGTTTTTCGGACGCCATGCGCAAGGACGCGACGGAGCTGAAACGCTTCTTGCGGGCGAACCTGTATCGTCACTACCAGGTCAACCGCATGCGCGTGAAAGCGAGCCGCATCGTGCGCGAACTGTACGACAGCTTCATGGCCGAGCCGGCCCTGCTACCGCCCGACTACCAGCTCAAGGATGGCGACGTCACGCAGCAGGCGCGCAAGATCGCCGACTACATCGCCGGCATGACGGACCGCTACGCGATCCGCGAGCACCGCCGGTTGTATTCGCTCGACGAGCTGTAA
- the dsrO gene encoding sulfate reduction electron transfer complex DsrMKJOP subunit DsrO translates to MIESRRSFLRALPAVTIGAAIAPLPSKAATKGEGGQRWAMVVDVQKCIGCQACTVSCIMENAVPENSFRTVVSTYEVKEENRCGTYMLPRLCNHCANPPCIPVCPVGATFQRKDGVVVVDGDRCVGCAYCVQACPYDARFINHETGKADKCTFCAHRVDEGLLPACVETCVGGARIFGDLNDRESLVHQLLTENKVKVLKPEQGTQPHVFYLGLDTRFAGHVEGEATLWQPSKHGK, encoded by the coding sequence ATGATTGAATCGCGCCGCAGTTTCTTGCGCGCCTTGCCAGCCGTAACCATCGGGGCGGCCATCGCGCCGCTGCCCAGCAAGGCGGCCACCAAGGGCGAAGGCGGCCAGCGCTGGGCGATGGTGGTCGACGTGCAGAAGTGCATCGGCTGCCAGGCTTGCACGGTCTCCTGCATCATGGAAAACGCCGTGCCGGAAAACAGCTTCCGCACCGTCGTCTCCACCTATGAAGTCAAGGAAGAGAACCGCTGCGGCACCTACATGCTGCCGCGCCTGTGCAACCACTGCGCCAATCCGCCCTGTATTCCCGTCTGTCCCGTGGGCGCCACCTTCCAGCGCAAGGATGGCGTCGTCGTCGTCGATGGCGACCGCTGCGTGGGCTGCGCCTACTGCGTGCAGGCGTGTCCGTACGACGCGCGCTTCATCAACCACGAAACGGGCAAGGCCGACAAATGCACGTTCTGCGCACACCGCGTCGACGAAGGCTTGCTGCCGGCCTGCGTGGAAACCTGCGTGGGCGGCGCGCGCATCTTCGGCGACCTCAATGATCGGGAAAGCCTGGTCCATCAGCTGCTGACCGAGAACAAGGTGAAGGTGCTCAAACCCGAGCAGGGCACCCAGCCCCATGTGTTCTACCTGGGACTGGACACGCGCTTCGCCGGCCACGTCGAGGGCGAAGCGACTCTTTGGCAACCGAGCAAACACGGGAAATAA
- the nrfD gene encoding NrfD/PsrC family molybdoenzyme membrane anchor subunit, protein MDSHITEIVNVTREAAWLPWAVQYFFLIGLSYGSFMLTLPYFVFGRKAYERLGRIALLASLVCGMTAPVALLADLHGPGRFYHFYIYFQPQSWMSWGSFFIPLYLGCLMLYAWLALRVDFATRGQGQDRLAFAYRLLGRGGAASRKAIVSAAAFTLLAAFVVGLYTGMEVMVVRARPLWFTPFLPAQFAATAFVGAVGLALLFNRFLPGRDQALEVSLNRALALSLALVLALGGGWLFVSLSGVSASHSMAFTQVAGMPQWQFTAVWAVLSAIVPMALAIWRPATSGLVNGLIALHSAWMMRWTIFIGGQTIPKTGAGLYDYHLPMGNDGLMGIIGTAGLWIALLLLMLEFLPWAGRVVAARNRSAMATH, encoded by the coding sequence ATGGACAGCCACATCACCGAAATTGTCAACGTCACGCGCGAAGCGGCATGGCTGCCGTGGGCGGTGCAGTATTTTTTCCTCATCGGCCTCAGTTACGGCAGCTTCATGCTGACCCTGCCGTACTTCGTTTTCGGCCGCAAGGCGTATGAACGCCTGGGGCGCATCGCGCTGCTGGCGTCGCTCGTGTGCGGCATGACCGCGCCCGTGGCGCTGCTGGCCGACTTGCACGGGCCGGGCCGCTTCTACCACTTCTACATTTACTTCCAGCCGCAGTCGTGGATGTCGTGGGGCTCGTTCTTCATTCCCCTCTACCTGGGCTGTCTGATGCTGTACGCGTGGCTGGCGCTGCGCGTGGACTTCGCCACGCGGGGACAGGGCCAGGACCGCCTGGCCTTTGCCTATCGCCTGCTGGGGCGCGGCGGCGCCGCATCGCGCAAGGCCATCGTCAGCGCCGCCGCCTTCACCTTGCTGGCCGCCTTCGTTGTGGGCCTGTACACGGGCATGGAAGTGATGGTGGTGCGCGCTCGTCCCCTGTGGTTTACGCCCTTCCTGCCGGCGCAATTTGCGGCCACGGCCTTTGTCGGCGCGGTGGGCCTGGCGTTGCTGTTCAACCGTTTCCTGCCTGGCCGCGACCAGGCCCTGGAAGTGTCCTTGAACCGCGCGCTGGCCCTGTCGCTGGCGCTGGTGCTGGCCCTGGGCGGCGGCTGGCTGTTCGTCAGCCTGTCCGGCGTGAGCGCCAGCCACAGCATGGCGTTCACCCAGGTGGCCGGCATGCCGCAATGGCAGTTCACGGCCGTCTGGGCCGTGCTGTCGGCCATCGTGCCGATGGCGCTGGCCATCTGGCGTCCGGCCACGAGTGGCCTGGTCAACGGCCTGATCGCGCTGCATAGCGCCTGGATGATGCGCTGGACGATATTCATCGGCGGCCAGACGATCCCGAAAACGGGCGCGGGCCTGTATGACTACCACCTGCCGATGGGGAACGACGGCTTGATGGGGATTATCGGCACGGCCGGCCTGTGGATCGCGCTGCTGTTGCTGATGCTGGAATTTTTGCCATGGGCCGGACGCGTCGTCGCTGCACGCAACCGTTCCGCCATGGCCACGCACTGA